A single window of Chloroflexota bacterium DNA harbors:
- a CDS encoding molybdopterin-dependent oxidoreductase has protein sequence MRFPWANTLLLALIGVELVSGFFGLVSNSPDEAVFILAHRIAGWGIVAVLVWKAANVIRSLRWHRSAAPRTASIVLAVALLATLALGFAWSFVGPYSYWLFSGVSWHIYIGALLLPILIWHSLYHTRGFPLRFWVDRRTFLRFAGLAIASAALWRAGEVAASVGGLSGATRRFTGSYEAGSFTGNAFPLTSWLNDNPRPIDADAWRLNIGGAVANPTSIRYADITDAETTTATATIDCTGGWHSTQIWRGIALSDLLRAAQPDKDAASVTVRSVTGYYRRFSMSEANEYILATHVGDERLSHGHGFPLRLVAHDKRGFEWVKWITEIEVNRTGKWLQPPLPLQ, from the coding sequence GTGAGATTTCCGTGGGCGAACACCCTGCTCTTGGCGCTCATCGGCGTGGAGTTGGTGAGCGGCTTCTTCGGGCTTGTGTCGAACTCGCCGGACGAGGCGGTGTTCATACTCGCGCACAGAATCGCTGGCTGGGGCATCGTGGCGGTTCTTGTGTGGAAGGCCGCTAATGTAATCCGGTCATTGCGCTGGCATCGCAGCGCTGCGCCGCGCACGGCGTCCATCGTCCTGGCGGTCGCCCTGCTGGCAACGCTTGCACTGGGCTTTGCGTGGTCGTTCGTCGGTCCGTATTCCTACTGGCTGTTCAGCGGCGTCAGCTGGCACATATACATCGGCGCACTGCTGCTCCCGATACTCATCTGGCACTCGCTCTATCACACGCGTGGTTTCCCGCTGCGATTCTGGGTGGACAGGCGCACATTCCTGCGATTCGCGGGTCTGGCAATAGCATCTGCGGCGCTATGGCGCGCAGGCGAGGTGGCAGCGAGTGTCGGCGGGCTAAGCGGCGCCACACGGCGTTTCACCGGCTCTTACGAAGCGGGCAGTTTCACCGGCAACGCATTTCCACTGACATCGTGGCTGAACGATAATCCGCGCCCAATCGACGCAGACGCTTGGCGACTGAACATCGGCGGCGCCGTGGCGAACCCGACGAGCATACGCTACGCTGACATCACGGACGCCGAGACTACGACCGCGACCGCGACGATAGACTGCACCGGCGGCTGGCATTCCACGCAGATATGGCGCGGCATTGCGCTCTCCGATCTACTTCGCGCGGCGCAGCCGGACAAAGACGCGGCGAGCGTAACGGTGCGCTCGGTTACCGGATACTACCGCCGTTTCTCGATGTCAGAAGCGAACGAGTACATCCTTGCGACGCATGTCGGCGACGAGCGACTGTCGCACGGACACGGCTTCCCATTGCGGCTAGTGGCGCACGACAAGCGCGGCTTTGAGTGGGTGAAGTGGATAACCGAGATAGAAGTCAACCGCACCGGCAAGTGGCTGCAACCGCCCCTGCCTTTGCAATAG
- a CDS encoding heterodisulfide reductase encodes MKYAFYPGCVAQGAAPELYTSTIEVCRILGIELDHEPMQSASCTGAGVLQEKNLRLGDTLNARNFALAERSGLPLMTICSTCQGVMSQANQRLTSDADYLSSINEDLAEEGLEYRGTANPKHLLWAIVEDIGIDKLKSLVVRPLTGFKAAPFYGCYIVRPSSALGFAENPGRSDALEQVIEAIGATVVDFPGKTLCCGFPILTINQTNSMKMVSNHTLDAKDRGADAMVTPCPLCHLNLDGYQPQAAKQAQQPIDLPIMHLPQMIGLALGIDPVAMRLNKHIVSTRRMLSTIGVSP; translated from the coding sequence ATGAAATACGCATTCTACCCTGGCTGCGTAGCGCAGGGCGCCGCGCCGGAACTCTACACATCGACGATAGAAGTCTGCCGCATTCTCGGCATCGAGCTCGACCATGAACCGATGCAGAGTGCGTCTTGCACGGGCGCGGGCGTGCTTCAAGAGAAGAACCTGCGTCTCGGTGACACGCTCAACGCGCGCAACTTCGCGCTGGCGGAACGCTCCGGCTTGCCGCTGATGACGATTTGCAGCACCTGCCAGGGCGTAATGTCGCAGGCGAACCAGCGGCTCACATCGGACGCCGATTACCTGTCATCGATCAACGAAGACCTCGCCGAAGAGGGCTTGGAGTACAGGGGCACTGCCAACCCGAAGCATCTGCTCTGGGCAATCGTAGAAGACATCGGCATCGACAAGCTGAAGTCGCTGGTCGTGCGCCCGCTGACGGGATTCAAAGCGGCGCCATTCTACGGCTGCTACATCGTGCGCCCAAGCTCTGCGCTCGGATTCGCCGAAAACCCGGGCCGCTCCGACGCGCTCGAGCAGGTAATCGAAGCAATCGGCGCGACTGTCGTGGACTTCCCCGGCAAGACGCTCTGCTGCGGCTTCCCCATCCTGACCATCAATCAGACGAACTCCATGAAGATGGTCTCCAATCACACGCTTGACGCCAAAGACAGGGGCGCGGACGCGATGGTAACACCCTGCCCGCTGTGCCACCTGAACCTAGACGGCTACCAGCCGCAAGCCGCCAAGCAAGCGCAGCAGCCCATTGACCTGCCCATAATGCACCTGCCGCAGATGATAGGCTTAGCGCTAGGCATAGACCCCGTCGCTATGCGCCTGAACAAGCACATAGTATCCACCCGGCGGATGCTTTCGACGATAGGCGTATCGCCCTGA
- a CDS encoding isocitrate/isopropylmalate dehydrogenase family protein yields the protein MDNTQSIEAAKEHFGTVLQQQLERAERLKEEGDWVDYSDVSPIIIGMLGGDGIGPTISAETQTVLEYLLRDEVASGKVEFRVIDGLTIENRAAKMQSIPDDVLAEIKQCHVTLKGPTHTPEQGDGWPNIESANVSMRKELDLFANVRPVRVPSQGIDWTFFRENTEDMYAVGSQGLNVSDDLAIDFRVITSQGAERIIDAAFAHAQRTGRERVTIVTKANVVKTTDGKFLDTARMVSERYPGIEWDGWYIDIMTAALINPARQKDFQVLALPNLYGDILTDEAAQIQGGVGTAGSANIGKRYGMFEAIHGSAPRMVETGRAHFADPSSLVRAGAMMLEHIGFEALGGKLHKALDICGQYERKMVMTGRDTGVTSAEFGKYIMETVEDPNVEARWDEYVAAQG from the coding sequence GTGGACAACACACAATCAATCGAAGCTGCGAAAGAGCACTTCGGAACTGTCTTGCAGCAGCAACTGGAGCGTGCCGAGCGTCTGAAAGAAGAAGGCGACTGGGTTGACTATTCCGATGTCAGCCCCATCATCATTGGCATGCTGGGCGGCGACGGCATTGGCCCCACCATCAGCGCGGAAACGCAGACCGTCTTAGAGTACCTGCTGCGCGACGAAGTGGCGTCCGGCAAGGTTGAGTTCAGAGTCATCGACGGGCTGACCATCGAGAATCGCGCCGCGAAGATGCAATCCATCCCGGACGATGTTCTCGCCGAAATCAAGCAGTGCCATGTAACGCTGAAGGGTCCGACCCACACGCCTGAACAAGGCGACGGTTGGCCGAACATCGAGAGCGCGAATGTGTCAATGCGCAAGGAATTGGACCTATTCGCCAATGTGCGACCGGTGCGCGTTCCCAGCCAAGGCATTGACTGGACATTCTTCCGCGAGAACACAGAAGACATGTACGCGGTCGGCAGTCAGGGCTTGAACGTGTCCGACGACCTCGCGATTGACTTCCGCGTAATCACCAGTCAGGGCGCCGAGCGCATCATCGACGCGGCGTTCGCGCACGCGCAGCGCACAGGCAGAGAGCGTGTTACGATAGTAACCAAGGCGAATGTCGTCAAGACGACCGACGGCAAATTCCTGGACACCGCGCGAATGGTCAGCGAGCGGTACCCCGGCATCGAATGGGACGGCTGGTACATTGACATTATGACCGCCGCGCTCATCAATCCGGCACGGCAGAAGGACTTCCAAGTTCTAGCGTTGCCGAATCTGTACGGCGACATCCTGACCGACGAAGCGGCGCAGATTCAGGGCGGCGTAGGCACGGCGGGAAGCGCGAACATCGGCAAGCGATACGGCATGTTTGAGGCGATTCACGGCAGCGCGCCGCGAATGGTCGAGACCGGCAGGGCACACTTCGCCGACCCGAGCTCGCTGGTGCGCGCAGGCGCGATGATGCTAGAACACATCGGTTTCGAAGCGCTGGGCGGCAAGTTGCACAAGGCGCTGGACATCTGCGGGCAGTACGAGCGCAAGATGGTGATGACGGGTCGCGATACCGGCGTTACGAGCGCCGAGTTCGGTAAGTACATCATGGAAACCGTCGAAGACCCGAATGTCGAAGCGCGCTGGGACGAATATGTCGCGGCACAGGGCTAG
- the mdh gene encoding malate dehydrogenase — MRSKVTVVGAGNVGATTAQRIFDRGYADVVLVDIVDGLPQGKALDILESGPVLGSDATIVGTNGYEETTSSDIVVITSGIARRPGMSRDDLLLTNMRIVGSVVEEVVKHSPECIILPVTNPLDAMAQRAHQVSGFPKNRIVGMAGILDTARFRTFLAEELSVSVNSIEAYVLGGHGDTMVPVVGSTTVGGIPVANLIEADRLEEIVQRTRDGGAEIVNYLKTGSAYYAPSAAIAQMVEAILLDKNEILPCTALLEGEYGVDGLFVGVPVKLGASGVVEVIEFDLNDDEMAALKHSADAVQELVDVMANEG; from the coding sequence ATGCGAAGCAAAGTAACGGTGGTGGGCGCGGGCAATGTCGGAGCGACGACGGCACAGCGCATATTCGACAGGGGATACGCCGATGTCGTCCTCGTGGACATCGTGGACGGGCTGCCACAAGGCAAGGCGCTTGATATTCTGGAGTCAGGACCCGTGCTCGGCTCGGACGCCACCATAGTGGGCACGAACGGCTACGAAGAGACCACCAGCTCGGATATCGTAGTCATCACATCGGGAATCGCACGACGACCGGGCATGAGCCGCGACGACCTGCTGCTGACAAATATGCGCATCGTCGGAAGTGTGGTGGAAGAAGTGGTCAAGCACTCGCCGGAATGCATCATCCTGCCGGTTACGAACCCGCTTGACGCGATGGCGCAGCGCGCGCATCAGGTCAGTGGATTTCCGAAGAACCGCATCGTGGGCATGGCGGGCATCCTCGACACTGCGCGTTTCCGCACCTTCCTCGCCGAGGAGTTAAGCGTATCCGTCAACTCCATAGAAGCATATGTATTGGGCGGGCACGGCGACACGATGGTGCCGGTCGTAGGCAGCACAACGGTCGGCGGCATTCCCGTCGCCAACCTGATCGAAGCGGACCGCCTCGAAGAGATTGTGCAGCGAACGCGAGACGGCGGCGCTGAAATCGTCAACTACCTGAAGACCGGCAGCGCGTACTATGCGCCGTCCGCGGCCATCGCGCAGATGGTCGAGGCGATTCTGCTGGACAAGAACGAGATTTTGCCCTGCACCGCGCTGCTCGAAGGCGAGTACGGCGTCGATGGTCTGTTCGTCGGTGTGCCGGTCAAGCTCGGCGCGAGTGGCGTTGTCGAAGTCATCGAGTTCGACCTGAACGATGACGAGATGGCGGCGCTGAAGCACTCCGCAGACGCCGTGCAGGAGCTCGTCGATGTGATGGCGAACGAGGGCTAA
- a CDS encoding ankyrin repeat domain-containing protein: PLLGAAANGHTEIARALIDAGADFNSSNQDGVTPLLGAAANGHTEIARALITAGADFNSGNHDGITPLHAATVNGYTEIVSILISAGA; the protein is encoded by the coding sequence GCCTCTGCTTGGTGCGGCTGCGAACGGTCATACCGAAATAGCTAGAGCACTCATCGATGCCGGTGCCGATTTCAATTCTAGTAATCAGGATGGTGTTACGCCTCTGCTTGGTGCGGCTGCGAACGGTCATACCGAAATAGCTAGAGCACTCATCACTGCCGGCGCTGATTTTAATTCAGGCAATCACGACGGCATTACGCCTCTGCACGCTGCGACTGTAAACGGTTATACTGAAATAGTCAGCATACTCATATCTGCTGGTGCCTAG